A region of Thermococcus barossii DNA encodes the following proteins:
- a CDS encoding DUF3213 domain-containing protein — MTVKPDKRLTKLLLRFGSIDWERATAKQYELLKDERVWRAFINGYAKNGFVIFDEEALPREELLKRLGDLEPEIVREESVTVGELIESSYSWNNILGKMES, encoded by the coding sequence ATGACGGTCAAACCTGATAAAAGGCTCACCAAGCTGCTCCTCAGGTTCGGAAGCATAGACTGGGAGAGGGCAACAGCGAAGCAATACGAACTCCTAAAGGACGAGAGGGTCTGGAGGGCTTTCATCAACGGCTATGCCAAGAACGGCTTCGTGATATTCGACGAGGAAGCCCTTCCCAGGGAGGAGCTCCTCAAGAGGCTCGGCGACCTTGAGCCGGAGATAGTCAGGGAGGAGAGCGTAACCGTCGGGGAGCTCATAGAGTCCAGCTACTCATGGAACAACATCCTCGGAAAAATGGAATCGTGA
- the tes gene encoding tetraether lipid synthase Tes, translated as MAESVGEVPSGEKEFNQLTRRIRDIIEFPEISEEQFEEMLKKASRAYGGPLPHRTYSLCPETRRVVPALVWEKDGKVWITKRCPEGMITDVYYEDVEQYYRFQRWRFDFKLMSTNVDASGVNCPLDCGLCARHRSHTSLLNIVLTNRCNLSCWYCFFYAKEGQPIYEPTLEQIRMMLRNAKKEHPVGANAVQLTGGEPTLREDLIEIIKIAKEEGYDHVQLNTDGIKLAFEPELVKAVRRAGVNVLYLSYDGMTPQTNWKNHWEIPLIFENVRKANGPGIVLVPTTIRNVNDHELGAIINFGLNHLDIVRGVNFQPISLVGRVPRKERQRFRITIPGAIKRIEEQTNGTIAMEDWYPIPIAGHIARFFEAFTGSRYYMTSHYCCGAATYVFLDRENKRVVPISRFLDVEGFVEYLESKAEEIEEWKNLGRLQKLKLGAEIFVKFKSFYDDRYAPKGLKVLDLIKNAFMYGNYDALGKFHMNSLFLGMMHFMDEYNYDVERVERCVIHYAMPDGRIVPFCTFNVIPELYRDKVQAQFSYTWEEWKALHPDWEYQKDKYIRTREFVESMKNSELYRKTYIDIEDYFGTIKTKE; from the coding sequence GAAATAAGCGAGGAGCAGTTCGAGGAGATGCTCAAAAAGGCCAGCAGGGCCTACGGCGGACCGCTGCCGCACAGAACGTACTCGCTCTGTCCCGAGACCAGGAGGGTCGTCCCTGCCCTTGTATGGGAGAAGGATGGTAAGGTCTGGATAACGAAGCGCTGTCCCGAAGGTATGATAACCGATGTGTATTACGAGGATGTTGAGCAGTACTATCGCTTCCAGAGGTGGAGGTTCGACTTCAAGCTCATGAGCACCAACGTTGACGCTTCCGGCGTCAACTGCCCCCTGGACTGTGGCCTCTGCGCGAGGCATCGCTCCCACACCAGTTTGCTCAATATAGTGCTCACCAACCGCTGTAATCTGAGCTGCTGGTACTGCTTCTTCTACGCAAAGGAGGGTCAGCCGATCTACGAGCCGACACTTGAGCAGATTCGGATGATGCTCCGCAATGCCAAGAAGGAGCACCCAGTCGGTGCCAACGCCGTCCAGCTCACCGGCGGCGAGCCGACACTGAGGGAGGATCTCATCGAGATAATCAAGATTGCCAAGGAGGAAGGCTACGACCACGTCCAGCTCAACACCGATGGAATAAAGCTCGCCTTCGAGCCGGAGCTTGTTAAGGCGGTAAGGCGGGCGGGAGTTAACGTTCTCTACCTGAGCTACGATGGAATGACGCCCCAGACCAACTGGAAGAACCACTGGGAGATTCCGCTCATCTTCGAGAACGTGAGAAAGGCCAACGGGCCGGGAATAGTCCTCGTGCCGACAACCATAAGGAACGTCAACGACCACGAGCTCGGTGCGATAATCAACTTCGGCCTGAATCACCTCGACATCGTCAGGGGTGTCAACTTCCAGCCGATTTCCCTCGTCGGAAGGGTTCCCAGGAAGGAGCGCCAGAGATTCAGGATAACGATTCCGGGGGCAATAAAGCGCATAGAGGAGCAGACCAACGGAACCATAGCCATGGAGGACTGGTACCCGATTCCAATAGCCGGCCACATAGCCCGCTTTTTTGAGGCCTTCACCGGCTCGCGCTACTACATGACCAGCCACTACTGCTGCGGTGCCGCCACCTACGTCTTCCTCGACCGCGAGAACAAGAGGGTCGTTCCAATAAGCAGGTTCCTGGATGTTGAAGGCTTCGTAGAATACCTGGAAAGCAAGGCCGAGGAAATCGAGGAGTGGAAGAACCTCGGAAGGCTCCAGAAGCTCAAGCTCGGTGCGGAGATTTTCGTCAAGTTCAAGAGCTTCTACGATGACAGGTACGCCCCCAAGGGACTGAAGGTGCTCGACCTCATAAAGAACGCCTTCATGTACGGGAACTACGATGCACTGGGTAAGTTCCACATGAACTCGCTCTTCCTCGGAATGATGCACTTCATGGACGAGTACAACTACGACGTCGAGAGGGTGGAGCGCTGCGTCATCCACTACGCCATGCCCGACGGAAGGATAGTGCCGTTCTGTACGTTCAACGTGATTCCAGAGCTCTACCGCGACAAGGTGCAGGCCCAGTTCAGCTATACCTGGGAGGAGTGGAAGGCCCTCCATCCGGACTGGGAGTACCAGAAGGACAAGTACATCAGGACCAGGGAGTTCGTGGAGAGCATGAAGAACAGCGAGCTTTACAGAAAGACGTACATCGACATAGAGGACTACTTCGGAACGATAAAGACGAAGGAGTGA